One window from the genome of Amaranthus tricolor cultivar Red isolate AtriRed21 chromosome 9, ASM2621246v1, whole genome shotgun sequence encodes:
- the LOC130823717 gene encoding transcription factor TCP20-like, giving the protein MDPKVTKQPPSQEDVPPQPHLQPHHFLTHPQTTSSSTTTTLIPINMLDSSHNNTSNNPTNPPEIKDFQIIIPDKPNDNQIQQHHQKKQNQLGLGPKRSSNKDRHTKVEGRGRRIRMPALCAARIFQLTRELGHKSDGETIQWLLQQAEPSIIAATGTGTIPASALAATGASIAQQGTSIGSGLIHKVDQMGGSSSRNSTNWAGLMGMGMGMGCGSSNLGIWAQQHQNPVQITGLSTSLVGVSGTNYLHKIVYPGFDLCGANIGNHMNYGPILGGNQSVHNHQQDQHQQEQDQEQSNHIMPGLELGLSQDNVHVGVLSPQALSQIYQQMGQSRTGEIGSGLSSLHHQQQDHQTLSDSKDDSQGSE; this is encoded by the coding sequence ATGGATCCCAAGGTCACAAAACAACCACCATCTCAGGAAGATGTACCACCTCAACCCCATCTTCAACCCCACCATTTCTTAACTCACCCACaaacaacatcatcatcaacaacaacaacattaaTCCCAATTAATATGCTTGATTCTTCCCATAATAACACTTCCAACAACCCCACAAACCCCCcagaaatcaaagattttcaGATCATAATCCCAGACAAACCAAATGATAATCAAATTCAACAACACCACCAAAAGAAACAGAATCAATTGGGTTTGGGTCCCAAAAGAAGTTCAAACAAAGACAGACATACAAAAGTTgaaggaagaggaagaagaataaGAATGCCTGCACTTTGTGCGGCAAgaatttttcaattaacaagAGAATTAGGTCATAAATCTGATGGTGAAACTATTCAATGGCTATTACAACAAGCTGAACCTTCAATTATTGCTGCTACTGGTACTGGTACCATTCCGGCTTCCGCTTTAGCTGCTACTGGTGCTTCTATTGCCCAACAGGGTACCTCGATCGGGTCGGGTTTGATCCATAAAGTTGATCAAATGGGTGGGTCAAGTAGTAGAAATAGTACTAATTGGGCTGGTTTGATGGGTATGGGTATGGGTATGGGTTGTGGATCAAGTAATTTGGGTATTTGGGCACAACAACACCAAAACCCAGTTCAAATTACTGGGTTATCAACAAGTTTGGTGGGTGTAAGTGGTACAAATTATTTGCATAAAATTGTGTATCCTGGGTTTGACTTATGTGGGGCCAATATTGGCAATCATATGAATTATGGTCCAATTTTAGGGGGGAATCAATCTGTTCATAATCATCAGCAAGATCAGCATCAGCAGGAGCAAGATCAGGAACAGAGTAATCATATAATGCCAGGATTAGAATTGGGATTATCACAAGATAATGTTCATGTGGGTGTTTTAAGTCCTCAAGCATTATCCCAGATTTACCAACAAATGGGTCAATCTAGAACTGGTGAAATTGGAAGTGGGTTGAGTTCATTGCATCATCAACAGCAAGATCATCAAACATTATCTGATTCTAAGGATGATTCTCAAGGTTCTGAGTAA